The sequence below is a genomic window from Thiomonas intermedia.
CCGGCTATTTCGCCGCCTACGCGACCACTTTCAAGCCTGAAAAGGGCATGAGTCTGAGCGCCTGGAAAGACCAGCGCCGCGCCCGCATTTCCGACAAGGCCAAGATCACCGTGACGGTGCACGCGCTCAAGGTTCAAGTCGATGGCGACAAGGCCACCGCCCACTTCCGTCAGCATTACGTCTCCGGCTCGCTCGATTTCGACGGCCCGAAAACTCTGCAGCTTCAGCGCGAAGATGGCCAATGGCTGATCGTGCGGGAAATCGTCGGCTGAATCGCCGACTTTGAATCCGTGATCTGACACGCACGCGGCCGTCCCAACGTGAACACCCCGATCCGTCGTCCCCTCGCACGCAAGCTGTTGCCCTGGGCCTTGCTGTGCGTGCCTCTGGTGTTCGCCGCGCGCGCTGCAACCGACTACAACGCGGTGCCCGGACAGAGCCCATCCGCCGCCCAAGACAAGGCCGCACGATTCGCCGATGCGCCCACGGACAGCGTGCCGCATCGCGCCGTCTCACCGCGAACGCTGCTCAGGCTGACGACTTCGCTCGGCGCCCTGCCGAACCAGGACGGGGCCGAACGCCGCCTATTGCACGCCTACGCGCAAGTCGCGGCCGGCCAACTCGACGCCGCGCGTGCGCAGGCCGAGCAACTGGTGCGCGACTACCCTCACTTTTCCCTGGCCCAACTGCTGCTGGGCGACGTCATGCAGGCCAGCGCTGGCAGCACCGCGGGCTTCGCCGCCGCGCCGCCCGCCCCCTCGACAGAGATCGAAGCTCTGCAACGCGCGCGCCTTCTGGAGCTTCGCGCGGAAGCCCTGGCACGTCTGGGCGCCTACACCGCGCCCCCGCCGTCCGGGGCCATTCCCGCCAATCTGGTCGCCCTGGCGCCCGACGTTCAGCGCGCCATCGTGGTGGATACCGCGCGCTCGCGGCTCTACCTATTCGAGCAGCGCAACGGTGTGCCCAGACTGGAAACGAGTTATTACTTCAGCCAAGGCAAGCTCGGCGCCGGCAAGACCCTGGCCGGCGACATGAAAACGCCACTGGGC
It includes:
- a CDS encoding L,D-transpeptidase family protein, coding for MNTPIRRPLARKLLPWALLCVPLVFAARAATDYNAVPGQSPSAAQDKAARFADAPTDSVPHRAVSPRTLLRLTTSLGALPNQDGAERRLLHAYAQVAAGQLDAARAQAEQLVRDYPHFSLAQLLLGDVMQASAGSTAGFAAAPPAPSTEIEALQRARLLELRAEALARLGAYTAPPPSGAIPANLVALAPDVQRAIVVDTARSRLYLFEQRNGVPRLETSYYFSQGKLGAGKTLAGDMKTPLGIYFITRKIGAKDLKPLYGAGALTLNYPNEWDKQQGHTGFGVWLHGTPPDSYARVPLASDGCVVLSNPDVRSLMADTPAGSTPVVITRQVQWLSTDQWAAQRQRITAQLRNDITRAALQGLRPQEAPSAATSAPHGPVRNTPITPGALTVLQYPGQIVVQYSASGAPASPLYRQYWAQRSAKWQLIFQGSVS